The Thermococcus alcaliphilus sequence AAGCCTAAAAATTTAGACGACATCGTTAATTTTATAATTGGAAAAATTCTAGATATTCTCAGCATACCCCATAATTTGTACAGGCGATGGGGTGAGTAGGATGATATATTTGGATGATTTAGATAGAGCGATTTTAAAGGTGCTCAAGGAAGATGCTCGGGTAACAATTTCCGAGATTAGTGAGAGGCTGGGTAAGCCAGAGTCCACCATACACTTCAGAATAAAGAAGCTCATTGAGAGGGGAGTTATAGAAAAATACACGATAGTCCTAGGTGAAGTCGCAAGGCCTAAGGAGGTTGCCTTTATAGTCTTAGGAATAGAAAAACCAGTTATAGAAGAGTTCCTAGGCAGATACCTCGAGTATGTATCAAAAAACTTGGCAAATCTCCCCAATGTCCTCTTGGTGGCAAAAACTGAGGATGAGAGGATAGTGGCTCTCGTTGGAGCAGAAACAAAAAAGGAGTTGAATGAGTTCATTGAGGAAAATATAAAAAGCATACCGAGCGTACGGGAGATTGTAGTTTATCCAATAGAAGAGTTCAAGAAGGGAGAGGAAATTAAGGGATTGCTTCTAGGGATTTAGGATGGAAGTTGAAGTGAAATTCAAAGTCCTCTTCGATGAAATAAAGGAGAAGATAGAGAGACTAGGGGCTGAACTGGTTAGAGAGGAAGTTCAGGAGGATCTCTATTTTGATATTCCTCTCCCCAACCTTCTTCGCATTAGGCGTATTGTAAATACAGGTGAAGTAATCTTGGGATACAAGGAGATCAAAGACCAAAGAAACGAGGAGTTTGATGAAATAGAGGTAGAAGTGAAGGATTTTGACAAAACTAGGGAGATTTTAAAGCGTTTAGGATTTAAAGAGGATATATGGGTTAAGAAACACCGGCATGTATACAGGCTTGGCAACGTTACTTTTGAGCTAAACCGGGTCGAGGGGCTTGGGGATTTTCTGGATATAGAGGTCATAAGCGATAACGTGGAAGATGCTAAAAAGGAGATATGGAAAGTTGCGAGGAGACTTGGACTAAAGGAGGAAGATGTCGAGCCAAGGCTTTACCAGGAGCTTATAAAAGAAAAAGGATCTACCTAGCGGTGGCAACTATCTTTATGATGTCGTTGAACTGAAGCTCGTAGTCTTCTCCCACCCTTCTGTGGGTTTTGGCATTGATGGCATAAAGGAAGGTCCTTCCCAAATCGGTGTGCACTTTAAACGCAAGGTCTCTCGGCGTTGAGCCCTTCTTCATTAAGAACACATGCGGCAGAACGTTTCCAAATTGATCTGTTAGCTTGTGCTCATCCTCCACGGGATAAACTGGAATTAGCTGAAGGAGCTCAAAAACTGCTCTGTTTATCACCTCTTGAACTCCTGTTGAGCCAAATCTGTTGAGCACTTTTTCTCTAATTAGCTCCAACCCGTGCTTTTGCTTTTCGTTCAAAGGCTTTAAGACCTTGAAATCCCCCGATCCTGGAATGTAGTCAATGTAGCCTGCTTTAGCAGCTTTTCTGAGTGTTAGCTCGGCAGCGGCTGATGTCGGCACTACGATGTATCCCCTTTTCTCACCTTCTCTTATTAATCGCTTTATCTGCTCATCATCGGCAGCGTCGGCTTTGTTTGCGGCTATGATTATGGGCTTGTTTATCTTCCTGAGCTCTCGCACAAAGTTAAACAACTCCTCATCGCTCCATTTCGTTGGATCATCGCTTAAATTTACCCTGTGCATAGCATCGAGTACGTCATCTTCGCTAACCCCAATTCCAGTAAGCTGCTCAGCTATTGCCTTAGAAAGCTTTAAACCCTGCATTTTTATTCTCTTGGCGAACTTCTCCCAGTTTTTTCTTAGAATTCCATATATCCAGTAGTCTATTTCTTTCTCCAAAAATTCTATATCCTCGACGGGATCATGGTAATCAGTTGGTTGTCCTTCGGCATCGGTTTTTCCAGTTGCATCAACCACATGTATTAAAGCGGATGCCATCCTTAAGTCGTCTAAGAACTTGTTCCCCAAACCCCTTCCTTCATGAGCTCCGGGCACTAATCCAGCAACGTCTATCATCTTTATTGGAATTAGGGCAATTCCGTCTTTGTACTGGTAGTTCTGTGGATTTGGGGTGCAGTTGAGCTCTTTGCATGGATGCTCCGCGGTTGCGTAGCTAACTCCTATGTTGGCTTCTATTGTTGTGAAAGGATAATTCGCTATTTGCACATCTACAAGCGTGGCAGCGGCGAAAAACGTGGACTTCCCCACGTTTGGTTTTCCTACAACCCCAATTTCCATGCTATCACCTCAGAGTATTGTGAATTCTCCCTTTTTCATAATGATCTCTCCGTCAACCTCTACACTTGGATACCAAACCAGACAGTCGTAATGGTTCAAAGCTGGAGCATCGTTGTCGTAATTTGCTCCTATGGCTATGTGTATTGTCTTTCTGATCTTCTCATCTTCTAGAAGCTTCCCCGACATCTGGGCTTTGGGGTTAAGACCTATACCGAGTTCCCCAAGATGCCAGGCGTTTTTTGCGTATTCCTCCTTTCCCATTTCAAGCGCCATTTTTTCGGCTTTTCTTATTGCCTCCTCAAGCTTCCTTGCATCTTCTCCTCCTTCAATCTTTGTGACAAAGCCGTTCTTAACATAAACCTTAACCGGCTCTTTTGGAATAATGCTCTCTCCTCCAAGGCTTAAGGTGCCATCGAAAACAATTACACCCTCACTTTTGCCAACTGCCGGAGAGATAAAAACTTCCCCTGCGGGAAGATTTCCGCCTTTTCCGGGCTTTCTAAAGTCTCCATCGTCTTTTAGTGGCCTTCTGCCTTCAATGTTTATCCACAGGTCTGTTCCCTTTTCGCTTGTTATGTGAACCTCTTTCCCTCTTTTCAGAACCTCAGCCAGTATCTCCGCCTCTTCCCTAAGTTTTTCATAATCTATTGGAACACTGCGGAGGTACATTTCCTTAGTTATCCCGGGACTCCAGAAGGCTCTTATCCTTTTGTCTCCCCTCAGCAGTTTCTCAAAAATATGGGTGTATTTTTTATTGTCCCTTCCGATATATCCAATATTAATACCGTAAGGATCTTTTCCAAGCTTTTTTTCACTTATGGATACCACAATATCCGGCTCTGATTTTATGGCCTCTATAACGGCTCTCTCTGCATAGTCTAGAGTTCCTTTTGGGCTCTGCACTATTATTGCTGGCTTTGCCTCGAACTCCCTGGCAGCTTCAAAGAGGCTCAAAGATATTTCAAGAGGCTCTCCAGGGTTGGTTATTATTAAAATTTCTTCTCCCTTTTCAACTCCTAAGACCTGCTCCATGACCGTTCTTGATACATCGATTAGCTTCATTTTTTCACCCTCACTCTCTTTTGCTTCTCCCCTTAATTAGACTTATGCTCAAGAAGGGAAAGAGTTATAAAGCAAGCTTCCCGTTATCACTGTGAACTCTATCTTTGATTATTTAGGAGGGAAGAAAAATGGCGGAAAGACCACTCGATGTTATACACAAGTCACTTGATAAGGAAGTTTTGGTGATCCTCAAGAGAGGAGCCGAGTTTAGAGGAAGACTCATCGGTTATGATATCCACCTGAACGTTGTTCTGGCTGATGCCCAGCTTATTGAAGATGGTGAGCCAAAGAAGAATTATGGCAAGATCGTTATTAGAGGGGACAATGTGTTGGCTATCTCCCCGGTTGAGATAGAATGAGCGAGAGGTGAGGCTTCGTGGGAAGTGGAACAGCTCCTCATGGAAAAAGAAACAGAACTCCCACTCACATAAAGTGCAGAAGATGCGGGAGAAAAGCCTTCAACGTTAGAAAAGGCTACTGTGCAGCTTGCGGTTTTGGAAGAAGCAGGCGACTAAGGAAATACAGCTGGAGTCACAAGTGGAAGAAGGCAAAGAACGTCCTCTGATTTTCTTTCTTTTTGGAGATAAATTATAAAAGTACTGCATTCTTATCCTTTCTCATGAGTGCTAAAGATGATATTTTGGAGTATCTTAGGGAAAAATCCCATGAAGGGGCACTTCAAAGTGAACTCTACGAACTCGGTTACTCCAGATCCACAATAGCCGAGGCCATTGAGAGCTTGGAATCTGAAAAAATGATTGTAAGAAGAGAGATAGGAAAAAAAGCCTATAGGATATGGCTTGTTGAAGAAGCACCATTTCCTATTAAGGGACTTCTCAGGCTTGGGGTGTTAAAGGCCGCTGAGTATCCCCATGCCCTTTTGACAGCCAAAGATCTCGAAAAAAAGCACGATGTTAGGGTAATCGTTTACAGCAGCGCCTTGGAGCTTACGAATGCTTTAGCATTGGGCAAAGTTGATCTGGCATGTTCCCCACTAGTGACCCAAGTACTTTTTGGACTTTTGACCAAGAGTTTGAAAATCGCTGCAGGCTGTGGTTTCGGAGGAAGCGGGCTTGTGGTTAGGAAAGAACTCAAAGAGGGGATAACCATAGGCTCGTCCGAGCTATCCACGATGGAAACGATGCTGAAGCTCTTTCTGGAAAAGCACGATCTCATTGGCAAGGTGAACGTGGTCTACTTCAAGAAGCCGGAGGAGATTATGAAATCATTTCTGGAAGGGGAGATCGATGGTCTGAGCATATGGGAGCCCTATCTGAGCAAGCTGGAGAAGAAAGGGTTTAAGGTGTATAGGTACACGGAAAAATTTGGGTTATTCCCCTGCTGTACTTTGGGGGTAAATCGAGAGTTTCTAAAAACTAACGGGGAGATCTTCAAAGAATTTATGGAATTGTACAAGGAGAACACCGAAAGGTTAGAAGAAAGGAAGGAAGAAGCTTTGGAGATAATGGTTAGCCTCTTTGGATTTGGCAAAGAAGAAGCAAAAGCGGGGCTAAAAGGATTTGTTTTTAATTACAGATTGAGCGAAGAGCAGATAGAAGCAGCCCTGGAGCGTTTTGGTCTTAAGGTCTTCAACCTTGATTCCCTTCTAGCAAAAGATTTTTAACCCCCTATGCTTCTTTTTATTCTGTCTCTAACCGTTAAGACAACAATCTAAGTGAGCACCATGGACGGCGAACTAAGAAAAAAGCTATGGGCACTAGCATGGCCTGCTATCCTCGCTAATATAGGTCAAACACTGGTAAACCTAGTGGATATGATAATGGTAGGACAGCTCGGCTCTTTGGCCATAGCAAGCGTTGGCCTTGGAGGACAGTTTTCTTGGTTTATGATGCCACTCATGTTTGCAATCTCTACTGGAACTCTTGCACTGGTTGCCAGATTTGTTGGGGCTAAGGACATTGAGACCGCTGAGAAGGTGCTTGAGCAGAGCATATATCTGGCATTTATAATGAGCATTCCGGTGATGCTGTTCGGTCTTTTCTTTGGAGATGATGCGTTGAGAATAATGGGTGCGAGTGAAGAGGTTGTGAGACTTGGGTACTCGTACATACGTGTCTTCTTTCTGTTTTATCCTGTAAATTTTATGGCATTTGCTGCTTTTAGTGCCCTTAGAGGTGCTGGAGATACAAAAACCCCAATGAAGCTGAGCCTCCTGACCAACGGGGCAAACGTTTTCTTAAACTACGGTTTAATATTCGGGCATTTTGGTCTTCCAAGACTTGAGGTCGTTGGAGCGGCGTTAGCTTCAGGCTTGTCAATTCTCATTGCCTTTATAGTGGGGTTGGTTCTCTTTCTAAAGGGTTCTCTCGTTTTAAAGTTTAGACCATCGTTTAAACCTGAATTCGAAACCATAAAGAGAATCTTAAGAATAGGGATCCCTGCAACCATTGAGAGAATTATATTCAGCTTTTACAACTTCCTCTACATTAGTATAGTCACGCGTTTTGGTACCATAGCACTAGCAGCCCATCAAGTTGGACTTAGGGTGGAGAGCATTGCTTATATGCCAGCTTTTGGGTTTAACGTTGCTGCATCGGCTTTGGTTGGCCAGAGCCTTGGAGAAGGAAATCCAGAAAAGGCTGAAAAAGTAGTCTATGAGGCATTAAAAATGGTCTCTGTGTTTATGGGGGTCATGGCGATAATTTTGGTGGTCTTTCCCAAATACCTTGTCATGCCGTTTGTCACAAAGAGCGACCCGAACTATGCTGAAGTTCTTAGGCTCGCAAGCATTTATCTCATAATAGTGGGAATAAGTGAGATTCCCCTTGGATGGACTTTCGTCCTCAGCGGTGCCCTAAGAGGTGCTGGAGACACGAAGAGCCCGATGTACGTAACGGCAATAAGCAAGCTCTTGTTTAGAATAATACCCTCCTACATTCTAGGTTTTGGAGTCTCCTTCTGGATAATCCACATTAGGGGGATGGGTGTTATTGCGGCATGGCTTGCGATGACCTTAGAGACGTTCACAACAGCGCTCTTCTTCTGGTGGATATTCAAGAGAGGAAAATGGAAGTACATAAAGGTTTAGCTACTGAAGGGCTTTTAATGCCTCCAGAACCTCTTCAAAAGGAGCGTCGGTTTTTATTGCCGTGGGAGAAAAGTGCGTTCTACTAACCCTATATCCCTTTTCTTGGAGCATAGCTGCTATATCTGAAAGCTTTCTCACCTCAAGGGAGTTTCTCCTTGCCAGAGCGTGGATATCGTAGAAAAAGGGCACATCGAGCTCTTCAACAACAACGTTCAAAAATTTGGAGACTTTCTTTTTCTCAGCCAGTTCGCCTTTATCCTCGGCGTTCATCTTTTCCACGATTTTCTGGTTCTTAAGGGGGCCAAGCCACAGCGGTCCGAAGGCATCCGGTTTACTTGGCAGAAAAGCCCTCTCAACTTCAAACTTTCCCGTCTTTGTATCGAAGTAGAGATATCCAAGGTTTTTGAGGGCTTTATCTCCTTCCTTTGCACCATCTTTTAGCCTTAAGAACGCTCTGAAGTAGTGGTCTTTATAATAGGCAAAGAGAACTTCAATGCCAAGATCGTATTTTGCCGTATACCTGACAACAGTCCCAATTAGAATCCTCAAACCGCTTTCGTGGCATAATTCTCCCCTTACTGGCTTTGCATTATACTTTCGCAGACATGCCTTTGGATGAGCTCCGCAAAGGGGAGCTGTGTCTGTTGCCGTCAGTGCAAGGACCCCTTTTCTCTTTACACTCCTAAGGGAAGAATCTAGGAACTCCATTGGAGAGCCAAAAGGATCGAGGTCAAGGAAGTCGAAGTACCTGAACTTTTCGGCCATTAAAAGGTTTGCATCTTTGTTTGTGGCTATTAACGTTTTTTTGTCCCTTAAAGTTGCGGATCTCTCATTAATCTCTAGTTCTCCTTCAAAATTGAGCTTTAAATTCTCAATTATCAGCTTAAACGCCTCGGGATTTATATCGTTGAGCCAGATTTCATCCGCTTCGGTTTCCAAGGCGTATCTTATTCCCCTAATACCGGTGGCGGATAAAGCTTCCAAAACCCTCTCTGCTTTTACAACCTTTAGGAGAAGAACACTCAAGTCTCTGTTAAGTGCCATGACTGGATTATAAAATACGGGAGCGTCGTAAATACGCTCTGCTTTAGGCACAAGAATCTCAGCCTTTCCTTCCTTAATTTTGGTAAGCTCCATTAAGTTGCCTCCAAAAAAGAGGAAAGAGGGTTCACTTTATTTCAACATAATCTCCTAGGGCTTGGCCGGGCAAAGGTCTCTCGAACCTTACCTTTACTTCCCCTCTTGTGCCGTGGGTTCTTGTAATCTTGCCAACAAGGAGCTTTCCGCTTGGGCTCTTCCATATTACCTTCTTCCCTATTAGCCCTGATGCCTGCTCTCTGCTGTCAATTCCGATAGGTTTGATAATCATGTGGTTGTTGTGCTGGTTCTCTTTACTTCTCATGTAGCTCAATACGATGCCCTTCATTATCATCACCGGAACTCACTATGGAATGAGACTTTTAAATTTTTATGTTTCCGCCCAGGATACTGTTAGGATAAGCTGTGGGGTGTCAGGTTTAAGTTACTGGCAGTACTTCAGAAAAAGAAGGGGGAACATGAAGTCTGAAACCATTATTTACTGGATGGTTTCAGTCTTAAAACCTTTTCGCCGAAACAGAATCCCACCAGAAAAGAAAATCAGGGCAATAAACCTGTACCTACACGGCCTAAGCTACAGACAAACCGCCAGAATCCTCGGAATCAGCCACACAACCGTCTGGGAAGCCGTTCAGAAAATAGCAGAAGCGGTTTACCACCCAAAAATCCTCGCAGTCAAAAAAACAGCGAAACTTCATCGCAGTTGACGAAACAGTAATAAAAATCAACGGGAGGAAAAGATTCCTCTGGGCGGCGATTGACGTTGAGAGCAAGGAGGTTTTGGCAGTCTGGATTACGACTGTTAGAAACTGGTGGGTTGCCAGGGATTTCATTCTGGTTGTTTTAAAGTCCTGTGAAGGGCAGCCTGTCTTTCTGGTTGACAGGGCGAGCTGGTATAAGTCTGCTTTTAAGAGTCTGGGGTTGGGTTATCTGCATGTGACTTTCGGGCCGAGGAATAGTGTTGAGCGCTGGTTTAGGACTGTTAAGGAAAGAACAAAGCGTTTCTGGAATAATTTCAGGAGTGAGGACTGGAGGAGGGTTCATAGGTTTGTTTTTCTGTTTGCCTTCTGGTATAATTTTGTCAGAATTCATTCTAGGTTTGGTAGGCCTCCGGGTGATGTTACTGAATGGCTTCAGGAGGTGATGCCCCAATTATCCTAACAGTATCCAAAATCATTTATAAAAACACAGTTTATTATGTTTTAGGTGAAGTTTGAATGTCAAGAAATCTTTATGACTTAGAAAAACTGCTGAATGAGTGTAAAACCAACTCGTGCATAATGAACATTCTATTTGATGCCGGACTGCTTAAAATAGAGCAGTCTAAATTCTTTTATAAAGATCCCGATCCGATCGAGCCTGTTTATTTAAAAAAAGTCGAAGGAATGCTAATTGGAACCGCAATTGGAGATGCACTCGGATCCTCTGTCGAAGGCACGATCCCTAGAAATAGAATAGCAGAATTAAAAGGATATCCCCCACGAGCGCACATTACGGATGACACCCAGTTAACGTTCTGGACTCTTGAAGTATTTTTAAAGCATAATTGGTTAAATCCAAAAGCCTTAGCCGATCGCTATACAAAAGAGAGGATAATCGGGATAGGAAGAACTGTTAAATATTTCATCAAGAACTACAAAGACCTTAAAGTCCCTTGGTATCTGGCAGGTGGGAAAAGCGCCGGAAACGGTGCTCTTATGAAGCTCTCTCCTGTCGTCATTCCTCACTTACTAGAACCCTCTAAAGAATTATGGAGCGATGCAGTGATTACGACATATCTAATATACCAAGATAAGCTCGCAATTTCATCTGCAGTTGCATTCACTAACTTGTTATGGAAGCTTATGAAAATTAACCGACCACCAGAACCAGAATGGTGGCTAGAAGAGTATGTGAGAGTAGCTAGGGAACTAGAGGGGGATAATTCCCTATACAAGCCACGTAGTGGAAGGATTACCT is a genomic window containing:
- a CDS encoding ADP-ribosylglycohydrolase family protein, which produces MSRNLYDLEKLLNECKTNSCIMNILFDAGLLKIEQSKFFYKDPDPIEPVYLKKVEGMLIGTAIGDALGSSVEGTIPRNRIAELKGYPPRAHITDDTQLTFWTLEVFLKHNWLNPKALADRYTKERIIGIGRTVKYFIKNYKDLKVPWYLAGGKSAGNGALMKLSPVVIPHLLEPSKELWSDAVITTYLIYQDKLAISSAVAFTNLLWKLMKINRPPEPEWWLEEYVRVARELEGDNSLYKPRSGRITYTGSAWYFIEKILTKALNEGWSLYDLNKTVGSGAYLLETIPMVLYTLMCYSENPFEALVNAVTYSKDSDTIGAIVGYLLGALYGVRAFPRHLLEPAIKGELLPTTFLELVRKTEDYLLAKEKEVYGSNAIVTTEDTVVYRPQKSFLKTLF
- a CDS encoding MATE family efflux transporter, which codes for MDGELRKKLWALAWPAILANIGQTLVNLVDMIMVGQLGSLAIASVGLGGQFSWFMMPLMFAISTGTLALVARFVGAKDIETAEKVLEQSIYLAFIMSIPVMLFGLFFGDDALRIMGASEEVVRLGYSYIRVFFLFYPVNFMAFAAFSALRGAGDTKTPMKLSLLTNGANVFLNYGLIFGHFGLPRLEVVGAALASGLSILIAFIVGLVLFLKGSLVLKFRPSFKPEFETIKRILRIGIPATIERIIFSFYNFLYISIVTRFGTIALAAHQVGLRVESIAYMPAFGFNVAASALVGQSLGEGNPEKAEKVVYEALKMVSVFMGVMAIILVVFPKYLVMPFVTKSDPNYAEVLRLASIYLIIVGISEIPLGWTFVLSGALRGAGDTKSPMYVTAISKLLFRIIPSYILGFGVSFWIIHIRGMGVIAAWLAMTLETFTTALFFWWIFKRGKWKYIKV
- a CDS encoding Lrp/AsnC family transcriptional regulator, coding for MIYLDDLDRAILKVLKEDARVTISEISERLGKPESTIHFRIKKLIERGVIEKYTIVLGEVARPKEVAFIVLGIEKPVIEEFLGRYLEYVSKNLANLPNVLLVAKTEDERIVALVGAETKKELNEFIEENIKSIPSVREIVVYPIEEFKKGEEIKGLLLGI
- a CDS encoding LSm family protein; protein product: MAERPLDVIHKSLDKEVLVILKRGAEFRGRLIGYDIHLNVVLADAQLIEDGEPKKNYGKIVIRGDNVLAISPVEIE
- a CDS encoding aminopeptidase, which encodes MKLIDVSRTVMEQVLGVEKGEEILIITNPGEPLEISLSLFEAAREFEAKPAIIVQSPKGTLDYAERAVIEAIKSEPDIVVSISEKKLGKDPYGINIGYIGRDNKKYTHIFEKLLRGDKRIRAFWSPGITKEMYLRSVPIDYEKLREEAEILAEVLKRGKEVHITSEKGTDLWINIEGRRPLKDDGDFRKPGKGGNLPAGEVFISPAVGKSEGVIVFDGTLSLGGESIIPKEPVKVYVKNGFVTKIEGGEDARKLEEAIRKAEKMALEMGKEEYAKNAWHLGELGIGLNPKAQMSGKLLEDEKIRKTIHIAIGANYDNDAPALNHYDCLVWYPSVEVDGEIIMKKGEFTIL
- a CDS encoding 50S ribosomal protein L35ae, producing MIMKGIVLSYMRSKENQHNNHMIIKPIGIDSREQASGLIGKKVIWKSPSGKLLVGKITRTHGTRGEVKVRFERPLPGQALGDYVEIK
- a CDS encoding tRNA (guanine(10)-N(2))-dimethyltransferase gives rise to the protein MELTKIKEGKAEILVPKAERIYDAPVFYNPVMALNRDLSVLLLKVVKAERVLEALSATGIRGIRYALETEADEIWLNDINPEAFKLIIENLKLNFEGELEINERSATLRDKKTLIATNKDANLLMAEKFRYFDFLDLDPFGSPMEFLDSSLRSVKRKGVLALTATDTAPLCGAHPKACLRKYNAKPVRGELCHESGLRILIGTVVRYTAKYDLGIEVLFAYYKDHYFRAFLRLKDGAKEGDKALKNLGYLYFDTKTGKFEVERAFLPSKPDAFGPLWLGPLKNQKIVEKMNAEDKGELAEKKKVSKFLNVVVEELDVPFFYDIHALARRNSLEVRKLSDIAAMLQEKGYRVSRTHFSPTAIKTDAPFEEVLEALKALQ
- a CDS encoding redox-regulated ATPase YchF: MEIGVVGKPNVGKSTFFAAATLVDVQIANYPFTTIEANIGVSYATAEHPCKELNCTPNPQNYQYKDGIALIPIKMIDVAGLVPGAHEGRGLGNKFLDDLRMASALIHVVDATGKTDAEGQPTDYHDPVEDIEFLEKEIDYWIYGILRKNWEKFAKRIKMQGLKLSKAIAEQLTGIGVSEDDVLDAMHRVNLSDDPTKWSDEELFNFVRELRKINKPIIIAANKADAADDEQIKRLIREGEKRGYIVVPTSAAAELTLRKAAKAGYIDYIPGSGDFKVLKPLNEKQKHGLELIREKVLNRFGSTGVQEVINRAVFELLQLIPVYPVEDEHKLTDQFGNVLPHVFLMKKGSTPRDLAFKVHTDLGRTFLYAINAKTHRRVGEDYELQFNDIIKIVATAR
- the cyaB gene encoding class IV adenylate cyclase yields the protein MEVEVKFKVLFDEIKEKIERLGAELVREEVQEDLYFDIPLPNLLRIRRIVNTGEVILGYKEIKDQRNEEFDEIEVEVKDFDKTREILKRLGFKEDIWVKKHRHVYRLGNVTFELNRVEGLGDFLDIEVISDNVEDAKKEIWKVARRLGLKEEDVEPRLYQELIKEKGST
- a CDS encoding 50S ribosomal protein L37e, giving the protein MGSGTAPHGKRNRTPTHIKCRRCGRKAFNVRKGYCAACGFGRSRRLRKYSWSHKWKKAKNVL
- a CDS encoding ABC transporter substrate-binding protein, with amino-acid sequence MSAKDDILEYLREKSHEGALQSELYELGYSRSTIAEAIESLESEKMIVRREIGKKAYRIWLVEEAPFPIKGLLRLGVLKAAEYPHALLTAKDLEKKHDVRVIVYSSALELTNALALGKVDLACSPLVTQVLFGLLTKSLKIAAGCGFGGSGLVVRKELKEGITIGSSELSTMETMLKLFLEKHDLIGKVNVVYFKKPEEIMKSFLEGEIDGLSIWEPYLSKLEKKGFKVYRYTEKFGLFPCCTLGVNREFLKTNGEIFKEFMELYKENTERLEERKEEALEIMVSLFGFGKEEAKAGLKGFVFNYRLSEEQIEAALERFGLKVFNLDSLLAKDF